The Mesorhizobium sp. AR10 genome includes the window TATTTGGTTACTTACCACTGCTGGTCGACTTTGTTAGACTCGCGTCGTGGTTGCGGTATACGGCAACGCGGTGCGCGTGAGTTTTGTGCCTCCGATTGAAGCAAGGATCGCGCGTGGCCAGTGAGTCATGGAGGTCCAGGCATGGATTGTGTCCAGAGGCCCAAGGCGGATTGCCACAGCCGTGCATTCCCCGGTGGTAACCGACGGGTCTCGACCATGGCAGCGTTGTTGCATGGGACCCGCAAGAGGTCACGCGGTGCCACGATAAGCCTCATCCCGTTCTGCCTCATCCTGTTATTTGGTGCCCCGGCAAGAGGTCAATCGGAGACCGACGACAGGCTCGTCCCTCAAGACACTGTCGAGGTAAATGTCTCGGGGTGGGGTGCCTCGCGCGGCGGCGTTACGGAGGGCGCGGAACTCAACGGTGCTTTTGCGATCGATACAGCCGGGACGCTAGATCTTCCGGTCATTGGCCCCGTTCCGGCCGGGGGTCTGTATGAGAGTGCATTGGCAAAGCTGATTACCAATCGCTTGCAGGCCAGAAGTGGCTTCGGCGTGCGTCCAGTTGCGACCGTCCGGCGTACGCAATCGGCAGCGTCTTCAAGCCGCGCCAAAGTCGAAGGGCACCCGCCTGGGGCGCTACCAGACGTGAACGGTACTCACCCATTGATGGAGGCTGCCGCGACCGGGCCGGAACCGGAACGGTCCAAGCTGGATGCGTCGCTGGATGAACTATCGGACGTTCGCAAGGAGCTTGAGGCGGCTCGACAGGAAGCGCCTGCAGATCGTCAGTCCGCAGACGGGGTAGAGCGAGTTCTTCGCAGCGAGCTGGAAGCGGCGCGAAAGGAACTTGATCAGATGCGGCGCGCGCAGACGGCTGCAGACGCGACGACGCTTCAAGGGCGGCGAGCCCTTGAAGCGCAGCAGCAAAGAGCCGAACGGCTCGCGCTGAATCTGGCGATGGCGCGGCGCGAAGTCGAAAGCTTGCAGACCAAAGCCATTGTCGCGATCCGCGAAAAGATAGCCGCGTTGGGAGCGCAGCTGGCTGCGCAAGCTTCCCTGGCTGAAGCGAGGCGCGCGCTTGACGAGGAGCGGCAGAAGGTTGAGCGCTTCGAGCGCGATCTTGCCGCGGCGCACCAATCTCTCGATGCTCTGGTGGCAAGCGGAAAACGGGCTGCGGCTGCACTAGTCGCCGGCAGCCAGGGCCGCCAGGTTGCCGAGGCCGCTGCAAAGCGAGCTGAGGAAGCGCTCGCTTTGGAACGCAAGAGAGCAGATGCTCTCGCGCTCGATGTCAATGCTGCTAGCCAGGATCGCGATGCGGCAAAGGAGGAGGTGGCCCGGCTCTTTGCCGCTTTGGAACAACAGCGCGAAACGGCCGTTGGCCTGGCCCGTAATCTCACTGCGGCGCGCAATGAAATCGACATCCTGAAAGCCCGCGATGCGCCTCGCGCTCAGCGCGTCGAACCCGCTCCCAAAGCACGCGTCGCTGATCGCAAGGGTCCGCGTGCCAGTGCACTTGCAAGGAAATTGGCTCGATCAGTCCGTGAGCCCGAGAGGCGAGAAATCCGCAAAGCGGCGGTCCGAACGTCACCACGGGTAGCAACGATTACGCTTCCCGCCGCGTTACTCCCAACGCGGGCGCCATTGGGCGCAGCACAAGGAGTATGGTGATGCGTCAGTATCTGGCTGCGGCATTGGCAATTGCAGTTTCGATCGGACCTGCTTCGGCTGTTGACGTAGGCGTTGGAGGCAAAGTCGGCGGTATCGGGGCCGGCGCCGGTCTGGGCGTTGACTCGAACGGCGCCTCCGTGGGGGTTGGCACGAGCGTCGACGGAGTCGGTGGGGCAGACGTTGGAGGGGCGGTCGACACGAGCAGAGGATCGCCCGGCGCCAACGTTGGGGCCGGCGCCAACCTCGGCGACGTAAGTGGCGGCGTTTCGGCAGGCCTCGACGCGGGAGACGAATCAGCCGGCGGTGGCGCAACTCCGGGCGATACGACAAGTGGTGTAGCGGGCGCGGCGATTGGAGGTACCGCAGCGCCAACAAGTGTTGGTGCGGGCAAGAAGACGGCCGCCATAGTCGTGACCAAGGGCGTGCGATATGCAATCGTCCTGCCACGCAGCCTCTGGCCCTCCAAAGGTGATCGCAACGCGCCTGGGCCAAGCACCAAAGGTTATCCCATGCTACTGCCTCCGGTGCCGATACCTGGCACCCCGCCCGCCGTGGTTCGCGTCTGCCGTCAGGCGATCATGTCGGCTGCGACGCCGCTTGGTGCCGTGCGTGTGGACGCAGCCAGCGCAGGTCCCGTGCGCCGGCATCGTCGCGGTGCCCTCACCGCACCGATTGAGGTGCGCATAGACTATGCAAGACAAGGCGGCATCGAGGTTCGGCAGGCGCGGGTCGTATGTCGCCTCGACGCGGCGGGCAGGGTCGTCGCGGTGAAATAGGCTTGATGACTATGGCCAGTGTCCGACGTCTCGAGTGGCGGTGCTCACTGGCTGTTGCCGGTTGAGAACGGCGCGCAGCCGCGTGCCATCCATTGCCATGCCGGCATGGCGCCGTGCAACAAAGCCCGCCACCGTGCGTTGATCTTCTGCCAGTTCACTGTGGCTACTCCAGAACTCCGAGCCCGCTGGCTGAGCACCGGCGGGCCTTTTTTTGCAATGCCGTAGCAATTCGCCTGGAGCTCCGGAACAATTCGTCATCGACCCGGTTCTTCCTCTGCAGCTGTCCCCTCAACTGCTGCCGATCAGGTATCCCCTGATCAGCCCGCGTCTCCCCCTAAAAAGGAAGACGCGGGCGCAGTTGAGTGCGTCATCGGGGGGGCGAGGAACCCAAAGTCCTTAGGGGTCCTCAACAACCTCCGTATACGCCCTCATCTCCCCATCCTGCCCGCGTATCCGCCACGCCTCCCCGTCCCGACCCTCGACATAGCACGGCCCGATCGGCACCTTGCCGCCGCCTTCCGGCAGGTCCAGCACATAGACGGGATTGCAGATGCCAGACAGGCGCTGGCGCAGCGCGCCGGCCAGCGCCTGTCCCTGGGCAATGGTGGTGCGCCGGTGCGCCATGCCGCGCGCGAGGTCTCCATGGTGCAGGTAATAAGGTTTGACGCCGAGGCGGTACATCAGCTCGCGGCAAAGCTCCTCCAGCACCTCGATAGTGTCGTTGACGCCTTTGAGGAGAACGCTCTGGTTGAGCAGCACGAAGCCTGCCTGCCTGAGCGTGCGGCAGGCCGCTTCGGTGGCGTCGGTGATTTCGCGCGCGTGGTTGAAATGGGTGACGACCGTGACCATCAACCGGCCCTGCAGGGAGGCAACCAGCCCTGATGTGATGCGCGAAGGCAGCGCGACCGGCACGCGCGTGTGGATGCGCAACAGCCGCACATGGGGGATGGCCTCGATGCGGGCGCGGATTTCCGCCAGCGCCCTGTCCGGCAGGGATAGCGGGTCGCCGCCGGTCAGGATCACCTCGCGGATCTCGGGGTGGGCCGCGATATAGGCGAAGGCCGGCTCCAGCGCGTCCTGCGTATAGCCGCGGCCGATCGAGGTCAGCGACTCCTTGCGAAAGCAGAAGCGGCAATAGACCGCGCACTGATAGGTCGGGAACAAAAGTACGCGGTCGGCATGGCGATGCGTCAATCGCGGCACGGGACTGAAGGCATGGTCGGCGATCGGGTCGTCGAGCTCGCCTTCAGCCTCCGCCAGTTCTTCTGATGAAGGGATGACCTGCGCCCGGATGGGATCGGCCGGGTCGTTCCAGTCGATCAGGTCGAGATAGGTTTTTGGGATGCGAACCTTGTGGCGCGTGGCCGCCTCTTGAGCCGCCGCGTGCTCGGCCGGCGACAGCGGCAAGGAAACGAGATCGTGCACATGGCGCACGCCCTGGCGGACATCGTCCTGCCACGCGGCGTCGCCGCTTGGCGCAGAGGCGTTCACGTCATCGGCCGCGCTGCGGCCCGCCTCCGCACGTGCGTCGCTTGCGCTCTCCGGCGCGACATTGCTGAAAGTCATCGAAGGCTCCTGAATTCAGAGCCGCTCGATACAGCATTGGGGCCAAGGTGCGAACCCTCGCCGAATGCCCGCATGGGAAGGCTGCGCAAACGCCGCAGGGCCCTCCCCGCCTCAACGTCATCTCATGCCTCCGAGAACAGATGGATCAGCATGGCCATGGTCACGGCCGCCTGGAGCGTAATAGATGCCGTGCGCGGCCAGTTGTAGGCGATGAGCTCTGCGATCGTCCGGTCGTTCTTGCCGGTCTTTTCGAGCACGGGATTTCGAGCAGGACCGTGACCAGCAGCCCGACGATCCCGAATGCGATGTTGGCGGCCGTCATCCACGCCGGCATGGCCGGCCCATGGAAGGCCAGTGCGATCGGCAGCAGGAAGCTGGCGAAGCCCGGCAGGATGATCGGCAACGGAATGCAGCTCGTATAGAAGCGGTGATAGCGCGTGTATTCCGCTTCGCCGACCTTGGCGAAGAGCGGATAGACGACGATCTGGACGAACCAGATCTGGCCGAGCACCCAGAAGGAGATCACCGACCAGACCAGCAGGTAGAGTTCAGGTTGCATGGCAGAATGCCCCAGGGGTTTCGCGTGAATTTTCAGAGCTTGAGCTGGTAGGCGGTGACCTGGATGTCGCGTCCGGCGAGATCGATGCCGAGGATGTCCGAGGCCCGCAGGTCGTATTGCGGGCAGCGTTGGAAGCCGATCGTGCGATAGAGGGCGACGGCGTGCTTCATGAAGTCCGCAGTGTGCAATCCGAGGGTCGCGGCGCCCTGCCGGCGCGCGCGCTCGACACAGTGCTCGACCAGGCTGCGGCCGAAGCCGCAGCCGCGTGCCGCCGGATGGACGACGAGTGTGCGGATGCCTGCCCCCGGCAGCCCGAGCCCTTCGTCGCCAGCCTTCGGGTAGTAGGTGACGCTGCCGATGATCCTGCCGGCGCTTTCGAGCACCATGATGTCGCCGCGGCCCTTGTGCTGGCCGAGATTGGTGGAGTTGGCGATGTATTTGAAGAGCGCCCGGTCGGGGATCGCTCCGCGATAGGTCTCGAACGCCGCGGCGATGATGTCGGAGAGATCCGGGTGTTGGTCACCGGTTGCCGGGCGGATGGTGAGGGCCACCTTGTCAAGCATGTCTTTGTCCTCTTGTCGGGTTTTCAGTCCTGGGTGGACGGGAGCCTCGGCCTGCTCAGTTCCATGAGCCGCCAGGCGTTGATCGGCAGCAGCATCAGCTCCATCAGGATGAGCGGCAGACTGCCGATCAGCGTGCCGTAGGCCATGAAGGCAAGGCAGCTCATCAGCGCAGCGACGCGCAGCCAGAACATCTGCTTCATCGAATAGGTGAGCACGGTGAAAAAGCTCCCGAGGAAGCCGATCGCTTCAATCCACGCGGCCATGTCGCATCTCTTTATTGTTCGTGGGCCGCTGCGGC containing:
- a CDS encoding KamA family radical SAM protein, which codes for MTFSNVAPESASDARAEAGRSAADDVNASAPSGDAAWQDDVRQGVRHVHDLVSLPLSPAEHAAAQEAATRHKVRIPKTYLDLIDWNDPADPIRAQVIPSSEELAEAEGELDDPIADHAFSPVPRLTHRHADRVLLFPTYQCAVYCRFCFRKESLTSIGRGYTQDALEPAFAYIAAHPEIREVILTGGDPLSLPDRALAEIRARIEAIPHVRLLRIHTRVPVALPSRITSGLVASLQGRLMVTVVTHFNHAREITDATEAACRTLRQAGFVLLNQSVLLKGVNDTIEVLEELCRELMYRLGVKPYYLHHGDLARGMAHRRTTIAQGQALAGALRQRLSGICNPVYVLDLPEGGGKVPIGPCYVEGRDGEAWRIRGQDGEMRAYTEVVEDP
- a CDS encoding YgjV family protein yields the protein MAAWIEAIGFLGSFFTVLTYSMKQMFWLRVAALMSCLAFMAYGTLIGSLPLILMELMLLPINAWRLMELSRPRLPSTQD
- a CDS encoding GNAT family N-acetyltransferase — its product is MLDKVALTIRPATGDQHPDLSDIIAAAFETYRGAIPDRALFKYIANSTNLGQHKGRGDIMVLESAGRIIGSVTYYPKAGDEGLGLPGAGIRTLVVHPAARGCGFGRSLVEHCVERARRQGAATLGLHTADFMKHAVALYRTIGFQRCPQYDLRASDILGIDLAGRDIQVTAYQLKL
- a CDS encoding polysaccharide biosynthesis/export family protein, which codes for MAALLHGTRKRSRGATISLIPFCLILLFGAPARGQSETDDRLVPQDTVEVNVSGWGASRGGVTEGAELNGAFAIDTAGTLDLPVIGPVPAGGLYESALAKLITNRLQARSGFGVRPVATVRRTQSAASSSRAKVEGHPPGALPDVNGTHPLMEAAATGPEPERSKLDASLDELSDVRKELEAARQEAPADRQSADGVERVLRSELEAARKELDQMRRAQTAADATTLQGRRALEAQQQRAERLALNLAMARREVESLQTKAIVAIREKIAALGAQLAAQASLAEARRALDEERQKVERFERDLAAAHQSLDALVASGKRAAAALVAGSQGRQVAEAAAKRAEEALALERKRADALALDVNAASQDRDAAKEEVARLFAALEQQRETAVGLARNLTAARNEIDILKARDAPRAQRVEPAPKARVADRKGPRASALARKLARSVREPERREIRKAAVRTSPRVATITLPAALLPTRAPLGAAQGVW